A single Macaca mulatta isolate MMU2019108-1 chromosome 11, T2T-MMU8v2.0, whole genome shotgun sequence DNA region contains:
- the HIP1R gene encoding huntingtin-interacting protein 1-related protein isoform X3: MEKDSGVLEMLMAISISKAINTQEAPVKEKHARRIILGTHHEKGAFTFWSYAIGLPLPSSSILSWKFCHVLHKVLRDGHPNVLHDCQRYRSNIREIGDLWGHLHDRYGQLVNVYTKLLLTKISFHLKHPQFPAGLEVTDEVLEKAAGTDVNNIFQLTVEMFDYMDCELKLSESVFRQLNTAIAVSQMSTGQCRLAPLIQVIQDCSHLYHYTVKLLFKLHSCLPADTLQGHRDRFHEQFHSLRNFFRRASDMLYFKRLIQIPRLPEGPPNFLRASALAEHIKPVVVIPEEAPEDEEPENLIEISMGPPVGEPVVVADLFDQTFGPPNGSVKDDRDLRIESLKREVEMLRSELEKIKLEAQRYISQLKSQVNALEGELEEQRKQKQKALVDNEQLRHELAQLRAAQLEGERSQGLREEAERKASATEARYNKLKEKHSELVHVHAELLRKNADTAKQLTVTQQSQEEVARVKEQLAFQVEQVKRESELKLEEQSDQLEKLKRELEAKAGELAHVQEALSHTQQSKSELSSRLDTLSAEKDALSGAVRQREADLLAAQTLVRETEAALNREQQRSSREQGELQSQLAEKESQEQGLRQRLLDEQFAVLQGAAAEAAGILQDAVSKLDDPLHLRCTSSPDYLVSRAQEALDAVSALEEGHAQYLTSLADASTLVAALTRFSHLAADTIVNGGATSHLAPTDPADRLIDTCRECGARALELMGQLQDRQALRHVQASLLRTPLQGILQLGQELTPKSLDVRQEELGAMVDKEMATTSAAIEDAVRRIEDMMNQARHASSGVKLEVNERILNSCTDLMKAIRLLVMTSTSLQKEIVESGRGAATQQEFYAKNSRWTEGLISASKAVGWGATQLVEAADKVVLHMGKYEELIVCSHEIAASTAQLVAASKVKADKHSPHLSRLQECSRTVNERAANVVASTKSGQEQIEDRDTMDFSGLSLIKLKKQEMETQVRVLELEKTLEAERMRLGELRKQHYVLAGASGSPGEEAASQPSAAPRSVTTKKPPLAQKPSMAPRQDHQLDKKDGIYPAQLVNY; encoded by the exons GCCATCAGCATCAGCAAAGCCATCAACACCCAGGAGGCCCCCGTGAAGGAGAAGCACGCCCGGC GCATTATCCTGGGCACACACCACGAGAAGGGGGCTTTCACCTTCTGGTCCTATGCCATCGGGCTGCCGCTACCCAGCAGCTCCATTCTCAGCTGGAAGTTCTGCCATGTTCTCCACAAGGTCCTTCGAGACGGGCACCCCAAT GTGCTGCATGACTGCCAGCGGTACCGCAGCAACATCCGGGAGATCGGAGACCTGTGG GGACATTTGCATGACCGGTACGGACAGCTGGTGAATGTCTACACCAAGCTGCTGCTGACCAAGATCTCCTTCCACCTCAAG CATCCCCAGTTTCCCGCAGGCCTGGAAGTGACAGACGAGGTATTGGAGAAGGCAGCTGGGACCGATGTCAACAACAT CTTCCAGCTCACCGTGGAGATGTTTGATTACATGGATTGTGAGCTGAAGCTTTCTGAATCAG TTTTCCGACAGCTCAACACAGCCATTGCCGTATCCCAGATGTCCACAGGCCAGTGCCGCCTGGCCCCGCTCATCCAGGTTATCCAGGACTGCAGCCACCTCTACCACTACACGGTCAAGCTCCTGTTCAAGCTACACTCTT GTCTCCCTGCAGACACCCTGCAAGGCCACAGGGACCGGTTCCATGAGCAGTTTCACAG CCTCAGAAACTTCTTCCGCAGAGCCTCTGACATGCTGTACTTCAAACGGCTCATCCAGATCCCCCGGCTGCCCGAG GGACCGCCTAACTTCCTGCGGGCCTCAGCCCTGGCTGAGCACATCAAGCCGGTGGTGGTGATCCCCGAGGAGGCCCCGGAGGACGAGGAGCCGGAGAATCTCATTGAGATCAGCATGGGGCCCCCCGTGGGGGAGCCAGTG GTGGTGGCTGACCTCTTCGATCAGACGTTCGGACCCCCCAATGGCTCCGTGAAGGATGACAG GGACCTCCGGATTGAGAGCTTGAAGAGAGAGGTGGAAATGCTCCGCTCTGAGCTGGAGAAGATCAAGCTGGag GCCCAGCGGTACATCTCGCAGCTGAAGAGCCAGGTGAACGCACTGGAGGGCGAGCTGGAGGAGCAGcggaagcagaagcagaaggcCCTGGTGGACAATGAGCAGCTCCGCCACGAGCTGGCCCAGCTGAGGGCTGCCCAGCTGGAGGGCGAGCGGAGCCAGGGCCTGCGTGAGGAGGCTGAGA GGAAGGCCAGTGCCACGGAGGCGCGCTACAACAAGCTGAAGGAAAAGCACAGTGAGCTCGTCCATGTGCACGCGGAGCTGCTCAGGAAG AACGCAGACACAGCCAAGCAGCTGACGGTGACGCAGCAAAGCCAGGAGGAGGTGGCACGGGTGAAGGAGCAGCTGGCCTTCCAGGTGGAGCAGGTGAAACGGGAGTCAGAGTTGAAG CTGGAGGAGCAGAGCGACCAGCTAGAGAAGCTCAAGAGGGAGCTGGAGGCCAAGGCCGGAGAGCTGGCCCACGTGCAGGAGGCCCTGAGCCACACACAGCAG AGCAAGTCGGAGCTGAGCTCACGGCTGGACACGCTGAGTGCGGAGAAGGATGCGCTGAGTGGAGCTGTGCGGCAGCGGGAGGCAGACCTGCTGGCAGCGCAGACCCTGGTGCGCGAGACAGAGGCGGCGCTGAACCGGGAGCAGCAGCGTAGCTCCCGGGAGCAGGGCGAGTTGCAGAGCCAGCTGGCAGAGAAG GAGTCTCAGGAGCAGGGTCTGCGGCAGCGGCTGCTGGATGAGCAGTTTGCAGTGCTGCAGGGCGCTGCTGCCGAGGCCGCAGGCATCCTGCAGGATGCTGTGAGCAAGCTGGACGACCCCCTGCACCTGCGCTGTACCAGCTCCCCAG ACTACCTGGTGAGCAGGGCCCAGGAGGCTTTGGATGCCGTGAGCGCCCTGGAGGAGGGCCACGCCCAGTACCTGACCTCCTTGGCAG ACGCCTCCACCCTGGTGGCAGCCCTGACCCGCTTCTCCCACCTGGCTGCGGACACCATTGTCAATGGAGGTGccacctcccacctggcccccACCGACCCTGCCGACC GCCTGATAGACACCTGCAGGGAGTGTGGGGCCCGCGCTCTGGAGCTCATGGGGCAGCTGCAGGACCGGCAGGCTCTGCGGCACGTGCAGGCCAGCCTGCTGCGGACACCCCTGCAGGGCATCCTTCAGCTGGGCCAG GAACTGACACCCAAGAGCCTAGATGTGcggcaggaggagctgggggccATGGTTGACAAGGAGATGGCGACCACGTCTGCAGCCATTGAAGATGCCGTGCGGAGGATCGAA GACATGATGAACCAGGCACGACACGCCAGCTCGGGGGTGAAGCTGGAGGTGAACGAGAG gATCCTCAACTCCTGCACAGACCTGATGAAG GCCATCCGGCTCCTGGTGATGACATCCACTAGCCTACAGAAGGAGATCGTGGAGAGCGGCAGG GGGGCAGCCACGCAGCAGGAATTTTACGCCAAGAACTCGCGCTGGACCGAAGGCCTCATCTCGGCCTCCAAGGCTGTGGGCTGGGGAGCCACGCAGCTGGT GGAGGCGGCTGACAAGGTGGTGCTTCACATGGGCAAGTATGAGGAGCTCATCGTCTGCTCCCACGAGATCGCCGCCAGCACGGCCCAGCTGGTGGCAGCCTCCAAG GTGAAGGCTGATAAGCACAGCCCCCACCTGAGCCGCCTGCAGGAATGCTCCCGCACAGTCAATGAGAGGGCTGCCAATGTCGTGGCCTCCACCAAGTCAGGCCAGGAGCAGATTGAGGACAGAG ACACCATGGATTTCTCTGGCTTGTCCCTCATCAAGCTGAAGAAGCAGGAGATGGAGACCCAG GTGCGTGTCCTGGAGCTGGAGAAGACGCTGGAGGCTGAACGCATGCGGCTGGGGGAGTTGCGGAAGCAGCACTACGTGCTGGCTGGGGCATCAGGCAGCCCTGGAGAGGAGGCGGCCAGCCAGCCCAGCGCTGCCCCCCGAAGTGTAACCACCAAGAAACCACCGCTGGCCCAGAAGCCCAGCATGGCCCCCAGACAGGACCACCAG CTTGACAAAAAGGATGGCATCTACCCAGCTCAACTTGTGAACTACTAG
- the HIP1R gene encoding huntingtin-interacting protein 1-related protein isoform X4, with amino-acid sequence MFDYMDCELKLSESVFRQLNTAIAVSQMSTGQCRLAPLIQVIQDCSHLYHYTVKLLFKLHSCLPADTLQGHRDRFHEQFHSLRNFFRRASDMLYFKRLIQIPRLPEGPPNFLRASALAEHIKPVVVIPEEAPEDEEPENLIEISMGPPVGEPVVVADLFDQTFGPPNGSVKDDRDLRIESLKREVEMLRSELEKIKLEAQRYISQLKSQVNALEGELEEQRKQKQKALVDNEQLRHELAQLRAAQLEGERSQGLREEAERKASATEARYNKLKEKHSELVHVHAELLRKNADTAKQLTVTQQSQEEVARVKEQLAFQVEQVKRESELKLEEQSDQLEKLKRELEAKAGELAHVQEALSHTQQSKSELSSRLDTLSAEKDALSGAVRQREADLLAAQTLVRETEAALNREQQRSSREQGELQSQLAEKESQEQGLRQRLLDEQFAVLQGAAAEAAGILQDAVSKLDDPLHLRCTSSPDYLVSRAQEALDAVSALEEGHAQYLTSLADASTLVAALTRFSHLAADTIVNGGATSHLAPTDPADRLIDTCRECGARALELMGQLQDRQALRHVQASLLRTPLQGILQLGQELTPKSLDVRQEELGAMVDKEMATTSAAIEDAVRRIEDMMNQARHASSGVKLEVNERILNSCTDLMKAIRLLVMTSTSLQKEIVESGRGAATQQEFYAKNSRWTEGLISASKAVGWGATQLVEAADKVVLHMGKYEELIVCSHEIAASTAQLVAASKVKADKHSPHLSRLQECSRTVNERAANVVASTKSGQEQIEDRDTMDFSGLSLIKLKKQEMETQVRVLELEKTLEAERMRLGELRKQHYVLAGASGSPGEEAASQPSAAPRSVTTKKPPLAQKPSMAPRQDHQLDKKDGIYPAQLVNY; translated from the exons ATGTTTGATTACATGGATTGTGAGCTGAAGCTTTCTGAATCAG TTTTCCGACAGCTCAACACAGCCATTGCCGTATCCCAGATGTCCACAGGCCAGTGCCGCCTGGCCCCGCTCATCCAGGTTATCCAGGACTGCAGCCACCTCTACCACTACACGGTCAAGCTCCTGTTCAAGCTACACTCTT GTCTCCCTGCAGACACCCTGCAAGGCCACAGGGACCGGTTCCATGAGCAGTTTCACAG CCTCAGAAACTTCTTCCGCAGAGCCTCTGACATGCTGTACTTCAAACGGCTCATCCAGATCCCCCGGCTGCCCGAG GGACCGCCTAACTTCCTGCGGGCCTCAGCCCTGGCTGAGCACATCAAGCCGGTGGTGGTGATCCCCGAGGAGGCCCCGGAGGACGAGGAGCCGGAGAATCTCATTGAGATCAGCATGGGGCCCCCCGTGGGGGAGCCAGTG GTGGTGGCTGACCTCTTCGATCAGACGTTCGGACCCCCCAATGGCTCCGTGAAGGATGACAG GGACCTCCGGATTGAGAGCTTGAAGAGAGAGGTGGAAATGCTCCGCTCTGAGCTGGAGAAGATCAAGCTGGag GCCCAGCGGTACATCTCGCAGCTGAAGAGCCAGGTGAACGCACTGGAGGGCGAGCTGGAGGAGCAGcggaagcagaagcagaaggcCCTGGTGGACAATGAGCAGCTCCGCCACGAGCTGGCCCAGCTGAGGGCTGCCCAGCTGGAGGGCGAGCGGAGCCAGGGCCTGCGTGAGGAGGCTGAGA GGAAGGCCAGTGCCACGGAGGCGCGCTACAACAAGCTGAAGGAAAAGCACAGTGAGCTCGTCCATGTGCACGCGGAGCTGCTCAGGAAG AACGCAGACACAGCCAAGCAGCTGACGGTGACGCAGCAAAGCCAGGAGGAGGTGGCACGGGTGAAGGAGCAGCTGGCCTTCCAGGTGGAGCAGGTGAAACGGGAGTCAGAGTTGAAG CTGGAGGAGCAGAGCGACCAGCTAGAGAAGCTCAAGAGGGAGCTGGAGGCCAAGGCCGGAGAGCTGGCCCACGTGCAGGAGGCCCTGAGCCACACACAGCAG AGCAAGTCGGAGCTGAGCTCACGGCTGGACACGCTGAGTGCGGAGAAGGATGCGCTGAGTGGAGCTGTGCGGCAGCGGGAGGCAGACCTGCTGGCAGCGCAGACCCTGGTGCGCGAGACAGAGGCGGCGCTGAACCGGGAGCAGCAGCGTAGCTCCCGGGAGCAGGGCGAGTTGCAGAGCCAGCTGGCAGAGAAG GAGTCTCAGGAGCAGGGTCTGCGGCAGCGGCTGCTGGATGAGCAGTTTGCAGTGCTGCAGGGCGCTGCTGCCGAGGCCGCAGGCATCCTGCAGGATGCTGTGAGCAAGCTGGACGACCCCCTGCACCTGCGCTGTACCAGCTCCCCAG ACTACCTGGTGAGCAGGGCCCAGGAGGCTTTGGATGCCGTGAGCGCCCTGGAGGAGGGCCACGCCCAGTACCTGACCTCCTTGGCAG ACGCCTCCACCCTGGTGGCAGCCCTGACCCGCTTCTCCCACCTGGCTGCGGACACCATTGTCAATGGAGGTGccacctcccacctggcccccACCGACCCTGCCGACC GCCTGATAGACACCTGCAGGGAGTGTGGGGCCCGCGCTCTGGAGCTCATGGGGCAGCTGCAGGACCGGCAGGCTCTGCGGCACGTGCAGGCCAGCCTGCTGCGGACACCCCTGCAGGGCATCCTTCAGCTGGGCCAG GAACTGACACCCAAGAGCCTAGATGTGcggcaggaggagctgggggccATGGTTGACAAGGAGATGGCGACCACGTCTGCAGCCATTGAAGATGCCGTGCGGAGGATCGAA GACATGATGAACCAGGCACGACACGCCAGCTCGGGGGTGAAGCTGGAGGTGAACGAGAG gATCCTCAACTCCTGCACAGACCTGATGAAG GCCATCCGGCTCCTGGTGATGACATCCACTAGCCTACAGAAGGAGATCGTGGAGAGCGGCAGG GGGGCAGCCACGCAGCAGGAATTTTACGCCAAGAACTCGCGCTGGACCGAAGGCCTCATCTCGGCCTCCAAGGCTGTGGGCTGGGGAGCCACGCAGCTGGT GGAGGCGGCTGACAAGGTGGTGCTTCACATGGGCAAGTATGAGGAGCTCATCGTCTGCTCCCACGAGATCGCCGCCAGCACGGCCCAGCTGGTGGCAGCCTCCAAG GTGAAGGCTGATAAGCACAGCCCCCACCTGAGCCGCCTGCAGGAATGCTCCCGCACAGTCAATGAGAGGGCTGCCAATGTCGTGGCCTCCACCAAGTCAGGCCAGGAGCAGATTGAGGACAGAG ACACCATGGATTTCTCTGGCTTGTCCCTCATCAAGCTGAAGAAGCAGGAGATGGAGACCCAG GTGCGTGTCCTGGAGCTGGAGAAGACGCTGGAGGCTGAACGCATGCGGCTGGGGGAGTTGCGGAAGCAGCACTACGTGCTGGCTGGGGCATCAGGCAGCCCTGGAGAGGAGGCGGCCAGCCAGCCCAGCGCTGCCCCCCGAAGTGTAACCACCAAGAAACCACCGCTGGCCCAGAAGCCCAGCATGGCCCCCAGACAGGACCACCAG CTTGACAAAAAGGATGGCATCTACCCAGCTCAACTTGTGAACTACTAG